In the Candidatus Electrothrix sp. GW3-4 genome, one interval contains:
- a CDS encoding CsgG/HfaB family protein, which translates to MRAGRWVFFSWLIFLFLLGGCAQPPSQMTSEPYTPKSYGPGSVIAVWDLENFSITENQILEDMQEFLTVKVTETLKEQGGYVVIERQKLLLALEELQLGSSELADENSRLEIGRLIGAQLMVFGGYQQVGEQLRIDLRMVEVESGAVLRTAEHTATAAAPAGVLATAEAVAKELL; encoded by the coding sequence ATGAGGGCCGGTCGATGGGTTTTTTTCTCTTGGCTGATATTCTTGTTCCTGCTCGGCGGCTGCGCCCAGCCGCCGAGTCAGATGACATCTGAACCCTATACCCCCAAGAGCTACGGTCCGGGCAGTGTGATCGCAGTCTGGGATCTGGAAAATTTCTCCATCACCGAGAATCAGATCCTGGAGGATATGCAGGAGTTCCTGACAGTCAAGGTGACCGAGACCCTCAAGGAGCAAGGGGGCTATGTGGTGATCGAACGCCAGAAGCTGCTGCTGGCTCTGGAGGAGTTACAGCTCGGGAGTTCCGAGCTTGCTGATGAGAACAGCAGGTTGGAGATCGGCCGCCTGATCGGGGCCCAGCTTATGGTCTTTGGTGGCTATCAGCAAGTCGGTGAGCAATTGCGCATCGACCTGCGTATGGTGGAGGTTGAATCAGGGGCGGTGCTCCGCACTGCCGAGCATACCGCGACAGCAGCTGCTCCAGCTGGAGTGTTGGCTACTGCGGAGGCGGTTGCTAAGGAATTATTGTAA
- a CDS encoding CsgG/HfaB family protein — MKYTTMFRFTALTISWLYCAALAQAGQVVSQTERDWAKQALEQEQTLTTQGVTSAPNSLAVLYFNNRSGQGKLTPLQKGMAVMLITDLAKVEQLRVVERVRMQALLDELDLGSSGLVATESAPRVGKLLGVAKVTSGDIQEGTAQELELSSSILDIPLDQLARQPSAAGALDELFRLEKEILFHIVEYMQITLSPQKRAELKRPLSKSTPALLALFLGIDYSDRALYNLAAKMYKQALAEDPSLAMAKSALQELKDMGLIRSEEVAEQGEPSEPAVESQGGISTGTVIGVGLGLAAAGAGAVYLLNDDGGDDTTEQAPAEGPTVTDIPFTTPLSCAQGGIRFQFSRDMDTSVGQVDINSPSGFEASGGWDGDYYFSWSQNYRWCTVNCEGGCTLTVMLTDFQDTEGNTLSGTTTFSYDME; from the coding sequence ATGAAGTATACGACAATGTTTCGCTTCACTGCACTCACCATCAGCTGGCTGTACTGCGCAGCCCTTGCCCAGGCAGGTCAGGTCGTTAGCCAGACAGAACGCGACTGGGCTAAGCAGGCCCTTGAGCAGGAACAAACGCTCACAACCCAAGGGGTGACCAGCGCACCAAACTCCCTGGCCGTGCTCTACTTCAACAACAGGTCAGGACAGGGCAAACTCACACCACTGCAAAAGGGAATGGCCGTGATGCTGATCACGGATCTGGCCAAGGTGGAGCAGCTTCGGGTGGTGGAGCGGGTCAGGATGCAGGCCCTGTTGGATGAGCTGGACCTGGGTTCCTCTGGTCTGGTGGCTACAGAAAGCGCACCCAGGGTCGGTAAACTGCTCGGTGTCGCCAAGGTAACCAGTGGCGACATTCAGGAGGGCACAGCACAGGAACTTGAGCTCAGCTCCTCGATTCTCGACATCCCCCTGGACCAGCTTGCCCGTCAGCCCTCAGCAGCTGGGGCCCTGGATGAACTCTTTCGCCTGGAAAAAGAGATCCTCTTTCATATCGTTGAATATATGCAGATTACCCTTTCCCCACAAAAGAGAGCAGAGCTGAAACGCCCCCTGTCCAAGAGCACCCCGGCCCTGCTGGCCCTGTTCCTGGGGATAGATTATTCGGACCGGGCGCTGTACAATCTGGCGGCCAAGATGTACAAACAGGCTCTGGCGGAAGATCCCTCTCTGGCCATGGCCAAGAGTGCCCTGCAGGAGCTAAAGGACATGGGCCTGATTCGCAGCGAAGAGGTAGCAGAGCAAGGCGAACCGTCTGAGCCTGCGGTTGAGAGTCAGGGCGGCATCTCCACAGGCACGGTTATCGGAGTAGGGCTGGGCTTGGCTGCTGCTGGCGCCGGGGCAGTTTATCTCTTGAACGACGATGGAGGTGATGACACTACAGAGCAAGCGCCAGCCGAAGGCCCTACAGTGACTGATATTCCATTTACAACTCCTTTGAGTTGTGCCCAAGGGGGAATTAGGTTCCAATTTTCCAGAGACATGGATACATCTGTCGGCCAGGTAGATATCAACAGCCCGAGCGGCTTCGAAGCAAGCGGCGGTTGGGATGGAGATTACTATTTTTCATGGAGTCAGAACTATAGATGGTGTACAGTTAACTGCGAAGGTGGTTGTACATTAACTGTGATGCTAACAGATTTCCAGGACACTGAGGGAAATACGCTCAGCGGCACCACCACCTTTAGTTACGATATGGAATAA
- a CDS encoding CsgG/HfaB family protein → MNNTVLRLTSLTLIWLYCTAVAQAGQVITQEERAWARQVLTQEKTLGAISTPNAIAVMYFNNRSGRERLTPLQKGMAVMLITDLAKVEKIRVVERTKLQALLDEMELGASGLMDAETAPEVGLLLRASYVTGGDILQGTSKELEISSSVFDVPLDKFTPQQPAAGAVNEIFKLEKKVLFHIIDHMQIALSPQKKAELERPLSTSTAALLALFAGIDYSDRGLYLRAANMYEQALIEDPSLKMAQNALLELKGMGLVTLEELSGEQRGPQPPLPASAPDDGLSTGSIVAIGLGVAAVGGGLAFALGQDDDESETTPVDPEDTTPPTVTADPAENTALDCSGGNILFSFSEAMAETGEALLSNEGIIQQGWRGNRVYEVNWSADESICNNLSPITVTLSGFKDTSENLLAEPTSFTYSSRNSTALQSEL, encoded by the coding sequence ATGAACAACACAGTCCTTCGCTTAACCTCGCTGACCCTCATCTGGTTGTACTGCACTGCCGTGGCCCAGGCTGGCCAGGTCATTACCCAGGAAGAGAGGGCGTGGGCCCGACAAGTCCTGACCCAAGAAAAGACATTGGGAGCGATAAGCACCCCAAATGCTATCGCTGTCATGTATTTCAACAACAGATCCGGCCGCGAGCGCTTGACCCCGCTGCAAAAAGGGATGGCGGTCATGCTGATTACCGACCTGGCCAAGGTGGAGAAGATCCGGGTCGTGGAGCGGACCAAACTGCAAGCACTCCTGGACGAGATGGAACTCGGAGCCTCCGGCCTGATGGATGCAGAGACGGCCCCGGAAGTCGGCCTGCTGCTCAGGGCCAGCTATGTAACCGGAGGAGATATTCTCCAGGGGACAAGTAAGGAGCTTGAAATCAGTTCCTCTGTCTTTGATGTCCCTCTTGACAAGTTTACTCCCCAGCAACCAGCTGCCGGGGCAGTAAACGAGATCTTCAAGTTGGAAAAAAAGGTCCTGTTTCATATTATTGACCACATGCAGATAGCGCTTTCTCCGCAAAAAAAGGCGGAGCTGGAACGTCCCCTGTCCACCAGCACCGCTGCCCTGCTGGCCCTGTTTGCCGGGATTGATTACTCGGACAGAGGCCTGTACCTCAGGGCCGCCAATATGTATGAACAGGCCCTGATTGAAGATCCCAGCCTCAAGATGGCCCAAAATGCCCTCTTAGAGCTGAAGGGTATGGGCTTGGTGACCCTTGAAGAGTTAAGCGGAGAACAAAGAGGACCTCAACCTCCTCTCCCTGCCTCTGCACCCGATGATGGTTTATCAACAGGAAGTATCGTTGCCATCGGACTGGGAGTAGCTGCTGTCGGAGGCGGTCTGGCCTTTGCACTCGGGCAGGATGATGATGAGAGCGAAACGACTCCAGTGGATCCCGAAGACACGACTCCCCCCACAGTCACGGCTGATCCGGCAGAAAATACCGCCCTGGACTGCAGCGGAGGTAATATCCTCTTTTCCTTTTCCGAGGCAATGGCCGAGACAGGGGAGGCCCTTCTCTCCAACGAAGGCATAATACAGCAGGGCTGGCGGGGGAACAGGGTCTACGAAGTCAATTGGTCAGCTGATGAGAGCATATGCAATAACTTGTCCCCCATCACAGTGACCTTGAGTGGTTTCAAAGACACATCAGAGAATCTGCTTGCCGAACCAACCAGCTTTACGTATTCTTCTCGAAATTCTACGGCGCTCCAATCCGAACTATAG
- a CDS encoding CsgG/HfaB family protein: MSYTPFFRGAAATLIWLYSAALAQASQVVTQTERDWAKQAIQQEKALSTQGAASPSNSLAVLYFNNKSGQDKLSPLQKGLAVMLITDLAKVEQLRVVERVRMQALLDELELGSSGLVDAGTVPKVGRLLGAAKVTSGDILKGRDEKLEISSSVLDIPLDKIAGQTTAAGALADLFQLEKEILFHIIDSLQITLSPQKKTELEQPLSASTPALLALFLGIEYSDQGLYELAAKMYNQALTEDPYLEIAKDALQELKGMGLIRSEGEKMQEAEEAEPSEPAAESGGGISAGTVVGIGLGLAAVGAGVYYGVEAIEDEIEGVPPTIVNVDKPDIAGCTDEMTVTFSEPMKEAYAVISPSEITTQVTQSWTSSETLKVSWTVSSSLTITIDVSNLRDTDDNALELPGDANPISFDITCQSLLM; encoded by the coding sequence ATGAGCTACACCCCATTTTTTCGCGGAGCGGCTGCAACGCTTATCTGGCTCTACAGCGCAGCCCTTGCCCAGGCCAGCCAGGTCGTTACCCAAACGGAACGCGACTGGGCCAAGCAGGCCATCCAGCAGGAAAAAGCGCTTTCGACCCAGGGTGCGGCCAGCCCATCGAATTCCCTTGCCGTGCTCTACTTCAACAACAAATCAGGACAAGACAAACTCTCACCGCTGCAAAAAGGCCTGGCTGTGATGTTGATCACAGATCTGGCCAAGGTGGAGCAGCTCCGGGTGGTGGAACGGGTCAGGATGCAGGCCCTGCTGGATGAGCTGGAACTGGGCTCCTCTGGTCTGGTGGATGCAGGGACTGTACCCAAGGTCGGCAGGCTGCTCGGTGCTGCCAAGGTGACCAGCGGCGATATCCTCAAAGGTCGGGACGAAAAGCTTGAGATCAGTTCATCCGTTCTTGATATCCCCTTGGACAAAATCGCCGGACAAACCACAGCAGCAGGGGCGCTTGCTGACCTCTTCCAGCTGGAGAAAGAGATTCTCTTTCATATCATTGACTCTCTGCAGATTACCCTTTCCCCGCAAAAAAAGACCGAACTGGAACAGCCTCTGTCTGCCAGCACTCCGGCCCTGCTGGCCCTGTTCCTGGGAATAGAGTACTCCGATCAAGGGCTGTACGAACTGGCAGCCAAGATGTATAATCAGGCCTTGACGGAAGATCCCTATCTGGAGATAGCCAAAGACGCACTCCAGGAGCTGAAGGGCATGGGCTTGATCCGCAGTGAAGGTGAAAAAATGCAGGAAGCAGAGGAGGCCGAACCGTCTGAGCCTGCGGCTGAGAGCGGAGGAGGGATCTCCGCAGGCACTGTTGTCGGTATCGGGCTGGGTCTGGCCGCTGTCGGAGCCGGGGTCTACTATGGTGTAGAGGCTATTGAAGATGAAATTGAAGGAGTTCCGCCAACTATTGTTAATGTTGATAAACCCGATATAGCTGGCTGCACCGATGAAATGACAGTAACCTTTTCCGAGCCTATGAAGGAAGCCTATGCCGTTATCAGCCCCTCTGAGATAACAACACAGGTAACTCAGTCCTGGACCAGCTCGGAGACACTCAAGGTCTCCTGGACAGTATCCTCTTCCCTAACGATCACTATTGATGTAAGTAATCTCCGTGATACTGACGATAATGCCCTTGAGCTCCCAGGGGATGCAAACCCCATCTCGTTCGATATTACCTGTCAATCACTATTGATGTAA